A genomic region of Salinibacter pepae contains the following coding sequences:
- a CDS encoding restriction endonuclease subunit S yields MSDDLDFDMDVVEEDELDEMGADGALSPKEDFRSEASREESDTGTNETDDAESISSRMGSLATDSDREVFGLGSVPEEWDMSSLPSVVEIEMGSSPPSSTYNEQEEGLPFYQGNADFGHMRPKVSTWCSDPVKTADKDDVLISIRAPVGDLNIADEHCCIGRGLAALRPKEVNGLYLFYGLAQRSRWLSRLASGSTFKSVSSADLEKVDLPVPPLPEQRKIASVLYAVDQAIQKTEAIIEQAQRVKRGVVQKLLNGEAGEDLEEKKEFRLGPKLKSLPSNWEVTPLEQVAEVSGGKRLPKGHDYADKKTAHPYLRVTDMKGGSIDPEELEYLKEETYQKISRYTISTNDVYISIAGTIGVAGVIPEELDGANLTENAARIHGLDGVKKDYLSIYLQSKFGQDEVYRMTVGSSQPKLSLFRIKRLEVVLPPLDLQKRIASVVERFDQRISSEQKLANHLRSLKKGLMQDLLTGEVRTADKAIDVLDEVVEHG; encoded by the coding sequence ATGAGTGATGACTTGGATTTTGACATGGATGTTGTCGAGGAAGATGAGCTCGATGAGATGGGTGCCGATGGTGCGTTGAGCCCGAAAGAAGACTTTCGTTCCGAGGCAAGTAGGGAAGAATCGGACACAGGTACTAACGAAACTGATGATGCTGAGTCTATTTCCTCCCGCATGGGTTCACTGGCAACCGACTCTGATCGAGAGGTTTTTGGATTGGGTTCGGTTCCAGAGGAATGGGATATGAGCTCTTTGCCGAGTGTTGTCGAAATCGAGATGGGCAGTTCGCCCCCGTCCTCAACCTACAATGAGCAAGAAGAGGGCCTCCCGTTTTATCAGGGCAACGCAGATTTCGGCCATATGAGGCCGAAGGTGTCGACGTGGTGCTCTGATCCTGTCAAGACCGCCGACAAAGACGATGTGCTGATCAGCATTCGAGCACCCGTCGGTGATCTCAACATTGCCGATGAGCACTGCTGCATAGGTCGAGGACTCGCCGCACTCCGTCCAAAAGAGGTGAATGGACTCTATCTCTTTTACGGACTTGCTCAGAGATCACGCTGGCTTTCTCGGCTTGCGTCTGGAAGCACATTTAAGTCTGTATCGAGCGCGGATTTGGAGAAAGTCGATCTACCGGTCCCCCCCCTCCCCGAGCAGCGCAAGATCGCCAGCGTCCTCTACGCGGTCGACCAGGCGATCCAGAAGACGGAGGCGATCATTGAGCAGGCCCAGCGAGTGAAGCGGGGGGTCGTGCAAAAGCTGCTGAATGGCGAAGCAGGAGAGGATCTTGAGGAAAAGAAAGAATTCAGGTTGGGGCCGAAATTGAAGAGCCTACCGTCGAATTGGGAAGTCACTCCACTTGAGCAGGTGGCTGAGGTGAGCGGGGGAAAGAGGCTTCCTAAAGGACATGATTACGCCGATAAAAAGACAGCGCATCCATACCTGCGAGTGACGGACATGAAGGGGGGGAGTATCGATCCTGAAGAGCTTGAGTATCTAAAGGAAGAGACATATCAAAAAATAAGCAGGTACACGATATCGACAAATGATGTCTATATCTCAATTGCAGGGACTATTGGTGTCGCAGGAGTGATCCCAGAAGAGCTGGATGGAGCTAATCTCACGGAGAATGCCGCGAGAATACACGGTCTAGACGGAGTGAAAAAAGATTATCTTTCCATCTATCTACAATCGAAATTTGGTCAAGATGAGGTGTATCGGATGACTGTGGGATCATCCCAACCAAAATTATCCCTTTTTCGGATCAAGCGTCTTGAGGTCGTCCTGCCTCCACTTGACTTGCAGAAACGAATAGCCTCTGTAGTAGAAAGATTTGATCAGCGAATCTCTTCTGAGCAGAAGTTGGCCAATCACCTTCGTAGTCTGAAGAAAGGCCTCATGCAGGATCTCCTGACCGGTGAGGTGCGGACCGCCGACAAGGCCATTGACGTGCTTGATGAGGTGGTCGAGCATGGCTGA
- a CDS encoding type I restriction-modification system subunit M, whose protein sequence is MSLTLDELDSHLFKCADIIRNAVDKTDYKDFILPLVFYKTISDTYQDRFEEVMDEVGDEEIAREEAWYDFVVPEEHSWESLRQTGTNVDQALNEAFDAIVKANPSKLEGVFRADFVDADALDDGRLSKLVEHLSTYNLSAKRVPPDMLGEAYMDLVRHFANEEGRDGGEFFTPPKIVQLMVRLVAPFEDGDRFHDPTCGSGGLLVEAAHYFRDEQGGDPSRLELTGQELNPDIAAIAKMNLFIHGYNGAIEREDSLGAPAFTENGHLEQFDHVLANFPFSADWPKSDLQDDAYGRFDWHEKLPRADRGDYAFIMHMANQLNSSGKAAIVIPHGVLFRKYEGRYREPMLQDDLVEAVIGLPENLFQNNSIPSAILLLNRDKSPEREGEVLFVHAADEAFYKELSNQNELTEKGIDHIVQKFNEWTTEERVSRAVPIGEIRENDYNLNIALYVDTTEPEEPIDVAEELTKLRELQAERNEIESQLTDYMEALGYE, encoded by the coding sequence ATGAGCCTGACCCTCGACGAGCTGGACAGTCACCTCTTCAAGTGCGCGGACATCATCCGAAATGCTGTCGACAAGACGGACTACAAGGACTTTATCCTGCCGCTGGTCTTCTACAAGACGATCAGCGACACCTACCAGGACCGCTTCGAGGAGGTGATGGACGAGGTGGGGGACGAGGAGATCGCCCGCGAGGAGGCCTGGTATGATTTCGTGGTGCCCGAAGAGCACAGCTGGGAGTCCCTGCGCCAGACCGGCACGAACGTGGACCAGGCGCTCAACGAGGCCTTCGACGCGATCGTGAAGGCGAACCCAAGCAAGCTAGAAGGTGTCTTTCGGGCCGACTTCGTGGACGCCGATGCCCTTGATGACGGCCGCTTGAGCAAGCTCGTAGAGCACCTTTCGACCTACAACCTGTCGGCGAAGCGGGTGCCCCCGGACATGCTCGGGGAGGCCTACATGGACCTCGTGCGCCACTTCGCTAACGAGGAAGGGCGCGACGGTGGGGAGTTCTTCACGCCGCCGAAGATCGTCCAATTGATGGTGCGGCTGGTGGCCCCCTTTGAGGACGGGGATCGCTTCCACGACCCCACATGTGGCTCTGGGGGCCTACTGGTCGAGGCAGCCCACTACTTCCGCGACGAGCAAGGTGGGGACCCGTCCCGCCTGGAACTGACGGGGCAGGAATTGAACCCCGACATCGCGGCCATAGCGAAGATGAACCTGTTCATCCACGGCTATAACGGCGCCATCGAGCGAGAGGACTCCCTCGGCGCCCCGGCCTTTACGGAGAACGGGCACCTGGAGCAGTTTGACCACGTGCTGGCCAACTTTCCTTTCTCTGCAGACTGGCCCAAAAGCGACCTGCAAGACGATGCCTACGGCCGCTTCGACTGGCACGAGAAGCTCCCACGGGCCGACCGTGGGGACTACGCCTTCATCATGCACATGGCGAACCAGCTGAATAGCAGCGGCAAGGCGGCCATCGTCATTCCCCACGGCGTGCTCTTCCGCAAGTACGAGGGCCGCTACCGGGAGCCGATGCTGCAAGACGATCTCGTGGAAGCGGTAATCGGCCTGCCGGAGAATCTCTTCCAGAATAACTCGATTCCGAGCGCCATCCTGCTCTTAAACCGTGACAAGTCGCCTGAGCGGGAGGGTGAGGTGCTCTTCGTCCACGCCGCTGACGAGGCGTTCTACAAGGAACTCTCCAACCAGAACGAGCTCACGGAAAAGGGCATCGACCACATTGTCCAGAAATTCAACGAGTGGACCACGGAGGAGCGGGTGAGCCGCGCGGTGCCGATCGGGGAAATCCGGGAGAACGACTATAACTTGAACATCGCCCTCTACGTGGACACTACGGAGCCGGAGGAGCCGATTGACGTGGCGGAGGAGCTGACAAAGCTTAGAGAATTACAGGCGGAGCGCAACGAGATCGAGTCTCAGTTGACCGACTACATGGAGGCCCTTGGCTATGAGTGA
- a CDS encoding thermonuclease family protein, with the protein MNIFKGTLKTALLACFLFSSPVAEAQVEPGQTFSGLVVDVTDGDTFDVRRSIGGTVTIRLHGVDAPESAQSYGTAATRAARQYVGGKSVRVSVEEIGRYGRAVARLEVQGGDLGAMLIQDGLAWHYDQYAPNETEYARLERQARNANRGLWSQANPTPPWEWRDRNSTSETSASDRDCSDFDTQPEAQRFFERHQPGDPHGLDGDGNGVACESLPGGSSNSNASAAVASSLLNVAGRDARQGGVGVDWQFGLGIGGSSQLSSSAVYGVGGGPEVRWGRFRFPVHLNLMFASYTPKGFSYDDGSDRCRGPGGQFAEDSECTAFNTYAWARASLMYDVAVKRGGRTRIYLGAGGDVGSLVGVHGTAGLVLNRTWGVELRAGPDQVVASASVLF; encoded by the coding sequence ATGAACATCTTCAAGGGGACTCTCAAGACGGCCCTTCTAGCTTGCTTTCTTTTCTCGTCCCCAGTTGCTGAGGCGCAAGTTGAACCGGGGCAAACCTTTAGCGGCCTCGTTGTGGATGTCACAGACGGGGACACGTTCGATGTCCGGCGGTCGATCGGGGGTACGGTCACGATTCGATTACACGGGGTGGACGCCCCGGAGTCTGCTCAATCCTACGGCACGGCCGCCACCCGCGCCGCTCGGCAGTACGTGGGCGGGAAAAGCGTTCGGGTGTCCGTTGAGGAGATCGGCCGGTACGGGCGCGCTGTGGCCCGCCTAGAGGTGCAGGGTGGGGACCTTGGGGCCATGCTTATCCAGGACGGACTGGCGTGGCACTACGACCAGTATGCCCCGAACGAAACCGAGTATGCCCGTCTGGAGCGGCAGGCCCGGAATGCGAACCGTGGCCTCTGGTCACAGGCGAATCCAACGCCCCCGTGGGAGTGGAGAGATCGAAATTCGACATCGGAGACATCAGCGTCTGATCGGGATTGTTCGGACTTCGACACCCAACCAGAAGCGCAGCGCTTCTTCGAGCGTCATCAACCCGGAGACCCTCACGGATTGGATGGAGATGGTAATGGAGTGGCCTGCGAGAGTCTTCCTGGAGGCTCCTCGAATTCAAACGCCAGCGCCGCGGTGGCAAGTAGCTTGCTGAACGTCGCTGGCCGAGATGCTCGACAGGGTGGGGTTGGGGTGGATTGGCAGTTTGGACTCGGCATCGGCGGCTCGTCCCAGCTTTCAAGTTCTGCCGTATACGGGGTGGGCGGCGGGCCAGAAGTGCGGTGGGGGCGGTTCCGCTTTCCCGTCCACCTGAACCTCATGTTCGCATCCTACACGCCCAAAGGCTTCAGCTATGACGACGGCTCCGACCGGTGCCGCGGGCCGGGGGGACAGTTCGCCGAGGATAGTGAGTGTACCGCATTCAACACGTATGCCTGGGCGCGTGCCTCACTGATGTACGACGTTGCAGTGAAGCGCGGGGGGCGCACGAGGATCTATCTCGGAGCCGGTGGGGATGTAGGGTCGCTCGTGGGCGTCCACGGCACAGCAGGTCTCGTGCTGAATCGCACCTGGGGCGTTGAGCTACGGGCAGGACCAGATCAGGTGGTGGCCAGTGCCTCGGTCCTTTTCTGA
- a CDS encoding phage tail protein — protein MPDRIRPFTNGNFRVKIDADSGEDFTSGFQEIIMPEFTLDTFDYRNGNEKRNRPRKINAHYDVSNAVLKRGLVKADNLYAWVEEVRNGKQAESLKDVVIELRDESGENVAVAWQLTNARPVRYTFSDLKGDSDGVVMEILELAFEDLDVEFE, from the coding sequence ATGCCAGACCGCATTCGACCGTTCACGAACGGAAATTTCCGAGTCAAAATCGACGCGGACTCGGGGGAAGACTTCACCTCCGGTTTCCAAGAGATCATCATGCCGGAGTTCACATTGGACACCTTCGACTACCGAAATGGAAACGAAAAACGCAACAGGCCCCGGAAGATCAACGCCCACTACGACGTAAGCAATGCCGTACTCAAGCGAGGGCTGGTCAAAGCAGATAATCTCTATGCATGGGTTGAAGAGGTGCGAAACGGGAAGCAGGCCGAGTCGCTGAAAGATGTAGTCATCGAACTGCGCGACGAGAGTGGTGAAAACGTCGCCGTGGCGTGGCAGCTCACGAACGCTCGTCCGGTGCGGTATACGTTTTCTGACTTAAAGGGTGATTCCGATGGGGTCGTGATGGAAATTCTTGAACTCGCATTTGAGGACTTGGACGTTGAGTTCGAGTAG
- a CDS encoding TlpA family protein disulfide reductase has translation MYVLSRQLCHLKMSVLILALSAMPLLGLTALEARAQPEPAKVEEEVPGFEIEALRDSGRAVTPSDFEGRYVLLNLWATWCAPCIEKIPDLQKARQRYSKERLAILNVSFDRSRSKATTFLDKREMPGSHAFVSEGLQSKFGSKFARMPSESASMQVRGLPNLTLVGPEGEVAAIIRAGDSTDLLEMLNKHLSRRRSG, from the coding sequence ATGTACGTGCTTTCAAGACAGCTCTGCCACTTGAAGATGTCGGTTTTAATTCTTGCTCTATCGGCCATGCCGCTACTCGGTCTCACGGCATTGGAAGCGAGAGCCCAACCCGAGCCCGCGAAGGTGGAAGAAGAGGTCCCCGGCTTCGAGATTGAGGCGCTCCGGGACTCGGGGCGAGCCGTTACCCCTTCGGATTTTGAAGGCCGCTACGTGCTGCTGAACCTCTGGGCCACGTGGTGCGCCCCTTGCATCGAGAAGATCCCCGATCTCCAGAAGGCGCGGCAACGCTATTCTAAAGAGAGGCTCGCCATCTTAAACGTCTCGTTCGATAGGTCCCGGTCGAAGGCAACCACCTTTCTGGACAAACGCGAGATGCCGGGGAGCCACGCATTCGTAAGCGAAGGACTCCAGAGCAAATTTGGGAGCAAGTTTGCCCGTATGCCCAGCGAGTCTGCCTCAATGCAGGTGCGCGGACTCCCGAACCTGACCCTCGTCGGACCGGAGGGAGAGGTCGCCGCCATCATCAGGGCTGGAGATTCGACCGACCTTCTGGAGATGCTGAACAAGCACCTTTCACGACGCCGGTCTGGATGA